DNA from Streptomyces sp. NBC_01476:
GAGCCGGACGATCCGGGCGCCGCCCAGTTCGGCCAGGGCGTTGCGCAACTCCTCGGCCCGGATGCCGGTCAGCTGCCGCGGGGTGACGGTTCTGCTCCCGGCGTGCGACTGCTCGCCGTCGGTGACGGACACCACGGTCACCTCGACGCCGGAGGAGTTGAGCAGCGCCATCATGCCGCCGGCGCCGAGTACCTCGTCGTCCGGGTGGGCGGCCACGACGACCACCCGCCCTTCGGTGGGCAGTTCGAATTCGGGCAGTTCTGTCCATCCGTGCCAGGTCCGCCAGCGGTCCTCGTCGGTGCCGGGTGCCTGGATGGGGTTGGCGTACACGGGCTGCCGCCCGGGCTGCTGGGTCACAGCGACTCCTTCCGGGCGACCAGGCCACCCAGTTCTGCGAGATTGCGTTCCGCGTGGTGCTGACGGAGGTAGACGGCGAGATCGGCGGTCCTGCGGGCGTGCGCCGCGTCGTGGCAGAGCGGTCCTGCGCCGGTGGCCCGGCCGACGTGGGTCAGCACGTCGGCGCACACCGACTCGACGAACGCCCGCACCCGCAGGCTGCGGGTCCTGGCGCCGCCCTCGGCGTCGTACGGATCGCGGTCGATCTCGGCCGCGGCCTGGCGCAGCACGGCGTCCGCCGCGAACAGCCGCATGTCGACGGCGCCCAGGTGGGCGTCGGTGAACGGGTCGGGGCCGCGGTCGGCGGCGGCCTGCCGGAGGACGGCGGCCACCGCGCGGGCGCCGCCGTACCAGCAGGCGGCCACGCCGATGCCGCCGTGCTGGAAGCCGGGCCGTTCGACGTACGCCTCGACACCGCCGAGCGGCTGCGCGGGCACGTCCCGGAAGCGGATGTCGGGCGTGTCGCTGCCGGCCATGCCGAGCGCCTGCCAGCTGCCGGGCACGGGCCGCGTCCCGGGGCCGGTGCTGATCCGGAAGAGCCGGCGGCCGTCGCCGGTCCGGGCGGTGACCAGGGCGTGGGTGCAGCTGTGCGCGCCGGAGCAGTACTGCTTGAGGCCGCTGAGCGCCCATCGGTCGCCGCTCCGGGTGGCGGTCAGGCCCTCGCCCGGCGGTTCCGCCGCCCAGACGCCCCAGCGTTCCCCGGGCTGCGGCGGCGGCCCGCCGAGTTCGGCGAGGATCGCGGTGGCGTCCGCGTGCCCTTCCACCAACCGGGCCACGCACAGGTCCTGCTCCGCCACGGCGCTCAGCGCGGCGAACCGCTCGGCCGTCCGGCCGGACCCCGGCAGCGGAAAGCTCGCTGCCCCGGCCACGTACTCACCGAAGCGGAGCGCGGTCTCCCGGCGGGCCGTCGCCGCGGAGAACCCGTCGTCCTCCGCCGCCCCGGGGGCGGCGCGGTCCTGCGAGGCGGTGCTGTGCATCGGGGCGGCTCCTTGGCGGGACGGCGCTCGGTTCACGGGGATCCCGTGGCTGGAAGAGCGGAGGTCGGGGGTACGGCCGGGCATCGCGTCGGAGGAGTGGCGGGAGCTTCTTGTCCCACCCTCACCCGGGCAGTGCGCGTACGCATCCGGGTGCCCGGGAAACCCGGCGATAAGCGATTCCCCCGGGGCCGGAGTTCCAGCCACCCCGTCCGGCCCCCCACCGCGGGGGCCTCAGCCCCGGACCAGCGCCTCGTTGTGCCCCGGTGGGGACCGGACGGGTCGGCGGGGCGGGGCGCGGGGTGGGATCTAGGATGGGGGCGTGAATCGCCGTACGGCAGGCCGGCTTCGTCCTTGGTGGCGTGGGCGGCTGCTGTTGGTGCTGGCGGTGCTGGCCGGGGTGTTCGCCATGCACGCGCTCGCGCCCGGACCCACCGTGGCCGTCGCCGGTCCGGGAGTCATGCATCACGGCGCGGTGGCCGGGTCCGTACCCGCGGCGCACCGCGCTTCGATGCCGGGGCCGCACGGGAAGGCGCTCCCGGAGGGTGAGAGCTGCCACCCGGCGGCCGGTGGCGGGATGGGCGGGCACCTGCACCACGCCGACAGCACGTGTACGGCGGCCGGGACCGCCACCGGGTACGCACCGCCCGCGCCCGCCCCGGCCGGCATCACCGCACTGGACGCCGGCCTACCCCCGGCGCCCGCGGGCGCGGCCGGTGCGGTGAGCAGGGCGCCGCCCGACCTGGCACAACTGCAGCTCCTGCGGATCTAGAGGCACCCGCACAGCCCGGCGACCGGCTCCCGGCAAGGGATGGGTCGTCGCCCGGCTGTGCCCCGGTACGCCCGGATGTCCGCTCGCACCCGCCCGCCTCGGGCGGTCGAAGGAGTTGCCTCACCATGACGACACGTCACTTCCCGCTCCGGCTCCGCCGGAGCGCGGCCCTCACCGTCACGGGCGCCGCGGCGGTCCTGCTGCTCGCCGCCTGCGGCAGCGACGGCGCCACGGAGCCCTCCCACCACGACATGGGCGCGATGCACAGCACCCCGTCGGCATCGGCCCCGGCCGCAACCCACAACGACCAGGACGTCGCCTTCGCGCTGGCGATGATCCCCCACCACCAGCAGGCTGTCGCGATGGCCGGCCTCGCCGCCACGCGGGCGCGGTCGCAGGCCGTCAAAGACCTCGCCGTCACGATCGAGCGGGCCCAGGACCCGGAGATCACCGCCATGTCCGGGTGGCTGGCCGGGTGGGGGCGGAGCGTGCCCTCGGCCGGCGCCTCGGCGACCGACGGGACGGCGGGCGGCAACGGCACCGGCGGCACCAGCGGCACCGGCGGGATGGAAGGTATGGACGGGATGGGTGGCATGGACCATTCCGCCGGCTCGATGCCCGGCATGATGAGCGACGCCGAGATGGGCCGGCTGGCGAAGTCCTCCGGTGCCGCGTTCGACAGCGCGTTCCTGCGGATGATGATCAGCCACCACCAGGGCGCGATCGCCATGGCCAGGACCGAGCAGTCCAAGGGCTCCTACGGTCCGGCCAGGCAGCTCGCCGCGTCGATCATCGGCTCGCAGTCCACCGAGATCGCCAGGATGAACCAGCTGCTCGGCCGGTAAGAAGGCCGGTAAGAAGGCGAAAGCCCGGGCGGGAGCACCCGCGACACCCGCTCCCGCCCGGGCCGCCCGGCGCGTGGCGGCTACGCGGCCTTCAGCGGCCGGTCCGGGCGGCATACGGGACAGGGCACGGTGTCGTCACGGAGGAGCGCGTCGCGTGCCTCTTCCGAACTGGCGGCGGCGGACATGTCGCGGACGGCCCGGCAGGTGCCGCGGTGGACGACCCGCGCCGGCCCGGGTGCGCGACCGATGTAGACCGGCCGCTCGATCCGCCAGTCGGGGGCGACACCGTACCGCTCGGTGGGCACCCGCCCGTACGCCTGCCCGGGCACCTGCTCGCACAGCTCGGCCGGCACCCGGAAACTCACCGGCGCGGGCGCCACCCGCAGCCTTCCACTCTCCTCGACCTGGGACGGCACGTGGATCCGCACGTCGTACCACCAGCTGCCGTCGCGCTCCTTCCGCCGTGTCCGCACCACGGCATGCACCACTTGGCCGTCCGGCAGGCGCACCTTCACCAGGGGGCCGTCGGCCTGTCGCGGTACCTCTTCCTCACGCACCGTTCTATTTTAGTTCGAATCCAAACCAAGGGCAGCGCCCGGCGGGGGTGTCCTGTGTCATCGAAGTTCGATCAGTACGGCAGTTGCCGTCCGGCAGCCGGCCATCGAGCCGGGCGAGACACTGATCGACCCCATGGCCGACAAGGGCCTCCTCCCACAACAGATCTGGGACCGCCTTGACGACGACCACGGCACAGCCGTGAGCAACCTCGCAGCGGTCGTCCGTCACGTCGCCGCCCGGCGTCTCGCCACGCTCAGGACCGACCCCAGCAGCGAAACCCAGTAGCTGCCGGGCCCGGCTCCGCCTACGGTCGCCCGCATGGCTGACGAGTGCTTCGCACATCCACGGCTCGCCGCGATCTATGACCCGCTCGACCCCGACCGCAGCGACCTCGACGCATACCTCGCGATGGCACAAGAGCTTGAGGCACGCAGCGTGCTGGACATCGGCTGCGGAACGGGAGTTTTCGCGCTCCTTCTGGCCGATCGCGGGATCGAGGTCACCGGGGTCGATCCCGCTCGTGCCTCCATCGACGTGGCCCGGGCCAAGCCCGGCGGCGAACGGGTGCGCTGGATCTGCGGCCATGCCACAGGCCTCCCGCCACTGCAGGCCGACCTCGCGACGATGACGGCGAACGTCGCCCAGGCCATCGTCGATCCGCGGACATGGCAGAGGACGCTGCGGAAATCCCACGACGCACTGCGGCCCGGCGGGCATCTCGTCTTCGAGACCCGCGATCCCGCCAGGCGCGCCTGGGAGGAGTGGACCCGCGAAAACTCATACAGCGTGACGGAGATCCCGGGCGTCGGCTCCGTCGAGAACTGGGTCCAACTGATCGAGGTCTGCGTGCCGTTGGTGACGTTCCGCTGGACCTACGTGTTCGCCGTGGACGGACAGGTGCTGACGTCGGAGTCGACGTTGCGCTTCCGCGAGCGGAAGGAAGTCGAACGGGACCTGGTCGCGCACGGCTTCGTGGTGGAGGACGTCCGCGATGCGCCGGACCGGCCAGGAAGGGAGTTTGTCTTCCTCGCGCGACGCACCTGATCCCTGGCGGTAGTGGGAACCCGGACCGCAGCGCCCGGCGGGGGAGACGTGCCCGGCGGGCGCTGCCGGGTCAGCCGCGGCGCTTGGCCGCGATGGCCGCCTTGGTGATGAAAGGCGGCAGGACGTTCACGGCGAACCGCCGCAGCGGAGGACGCGTGGTACGGCGGGGCGCCGCGGCGGGGCGGGCCTCCTGGGACGGTTCGGGCTTCGGCGGCGCGGGGTGCCGGGAGACGGGCTGCGGCGGGAGCTTCGCGTTCTTGCTGCTGATCCGGATGAGCGGCTCGCCCGCGACCGACTCCGTACCGTGCCAGAGGTCGGTGCGGGTCTTGAGCCAGGCGGTCAGCTCGGTGCGCAGCGCGGTGGGGTCGCCCCAGGTGCCGTAGAGCTTGTTCCCGGTGATGCACAGGACGTGCAGACCGCCGGTGGTCACGGCCTGCCAGGCCGCCGCAGCGACCCCCGGACAGTGCTCGGCGCGGAAGTCGTCCAGTACGACGACGCCATGCGGCTTGAGCACCGTGCGGGCCGTCTCGATGTCCCCGTGGACGTGCTCGTACAGATGGGACGCGTCGACGTGCGCGAAGCGGCAGCTCTCCGCGGGTACGTGCTCGGACACCATCGAGGACAGGCCCTGGAGCACGGTCGGCAGCTCGTCGTGGAAGGAGAGGTAGTTCGCCTCGAAGGCGCGCCGGGTGAGGGTGGAGTACGACTTGGCCATCTCGGCGCCGTTCGCGGAGTCGTCGGCGGGCGCGTCGAAGAGGTCGCAGACGGTGAACCGTTCGCCCGGCCGCCGGTAGGAGCCGGTGAATATCGCGCTCTTGCCCATGTACACGCCTACTTCCAGCAGGTCGCCGGCCTCGGCCAGGCTCTTCTGCCGGGTCAGGAACCAGTCGAAGAGCAGCTGGTCCGCCGGGAAGAACCACCCCTTGACCTCGTCCAGTCCGGTCGGGGCCGGAAGCTGTTCGACGTCGTCGGAAGACACTTCCGCAGGTGCACTGGTCATGGGGATCCGTTCGGAGGTCGCTGCACGCCGGCGCACAGAGCGCTGGAGATATGCCGTGCATGGGGGTACGACGGGCCACGCTGATTGCCGCGCAGCTTTCTCGTTGCAGGTTGAGCGGAGGCAATGAGCACCTGTCCGCGATGTGAAAGCGGAACCAAGATCCGTGGCGCGACCCTACAGCACGGGTCGGGGGGAAGTAAGTGCCGAGTAAGGAAAAGGTCAGGGCGGCGATACGGGCCGCTGGGCTCTGCTCGGACAGATAAGGGCAGGTCAGGAAGGTCGCGGCGCGCGGCATCGATGGTCGCGGACGAGGCAACCAGGCGGTGCGCTGCGGGCTGCGTGCCCCTCGCGGCGTGGCCGACCTTCAAACGGAATCCGGAGGGGTCGCGGCGGGTTCAACGCGGGCGCCCGGTCGGAAGGCGAACCGCACGCCGGTCGGTCCCCCTCCACCGAGACCTCCCACAAGCGGCGGCCGGTCCGGGGCCCGGCCACGCGGCGGCCGGCCGGACCCGCTTCGGTCCGATGGACTCACCGCTCCAGTCCGCGGGGTGAGGGTTCGCCCGGACCGCGGGCAGCTCCGCCCCCGCTTCTGCTGCGAGGTCCGCGGGGCCGGATTCCCGGAGTCCAGGAGGAATCCGGCGACTGCGATCACGTCGCCGATCCGGATGACCTCACCGATCTCCTGGGCGGCGAACCCGGCGAACCCCGAGAACCCGGCGAGTCCGGCGGTCCGGCCGCCCGGTGGACTCAGCGGGCCTGCGTAGCCATCCGGCGGGCCAGCGCCAGACCCGACGGCTCGCCGGACACCAGTGCGCGGAGGAAGTCCGCCACGGCGTGGGCGTCGTACGCCGCCGCGGCCTCGTCGATGCGGCCGTAGAGCCGCTCCTCCACCTCGACCACCTGGCCGGCGGTTGCGGCGCCCTCGGGCGTCAGGGTGAGCGCCACCCTGCGGCGGTCCTGCGTGCCCTCGTCGCGGCGGACGAGGCCGGCCGCGACCAGCCGGTCGACCAGGCGGCTGGGGTTGTTGCCCGATTCGCACACCAGGAGTTCGCCGAGTTCGCTGAGGGCGAGCGGCTGGCGGTCGGCGAGCAGCCGGAGGACCTCGGCCTGGGAGGGGGTGATGCCCAGCGGCCGGAGCTCCTGCGCCAGCCGGCGGTTGCCCTCGCGCTGGGCCGCCAGAATCAGATAACGGATCTCCTCTGCGGGCCTCATCCTGCGATCACCTTTTCCATGTCACGTCATCGGATGACACGTAACAGCCTAGCCGGAGCCGATGTGTGTCGTGTAATCTAATGTCACGTCACTCGTTGAGAGAAGGAGCAGCACTGTGCCTGGAACCAGGGACCTGCACGGCCACGCGTGGGTTGTCGAGACATTCGGCGGCCCCGACACCATGCGCTGGACCGCGACCGTGACCCCCGCCCCGGCGCCCGGACACGCACGGGTGCGCGTCCTCGCCGCCGGCGTCGGCTTCACCGACCTGATGGCCCGCCAGGGCGACTATCTGCTCCAGCGGAAGGCACCCTTCACGCCCGGCTACGAACTCGTCGCGGAAGTCGTCGACTACGCCCCGTCCGCCGGGGACGACCCCCGGGACACGGCCGCACTCGCCCCGGGCACCCTCGTCGCCGCGGCCCTGCCGAAGATGGCCGCGTACGCCGAATACCTCAACCTCCCCGCGTGGCAGCTCGTCCCGCTCCCGGAGGGGCTCGACCCGGTGGTCGCCGCCGCGGTGCCGCTCGACCACCTCACCGCGGTGAGCCTGCTGGAGACACACGCCAGGGTCCGCCGCGGCGACACCCTGCTGATCCAGGGCGCCTCCGGCGGCGTCGGCCGGGCGGTCGCCCGCCTCGGGCAGCTCGCGGGGCTGCGCATGTACGGGACCGCGTCGGCGCCCGGTGCCGCGGAGCAGCTCGCGCGGTACGGCGTCACGCCTGTCGACTACCGGACCCAGGACTTCGAGAAGGTGGTGAGCGCCGCTGAACCCGGGGGTGTCCAGGCGGTGTTCGACCACATCGGCGGCGCCAACCTCGGCAAGGGATACCGGCTGCTTGCCCCGGGCGGCACACTCGTCAGCTACGCCTTCACCGGCCGCCCCGGCCGCATGATGCGCGACACGGCGGTCGGCGCGGCCCGGGTGAAACTGATGAATCTGCGCCCGGGCCGGCGCACCGCCCTGTGCATGGTGCCCAACGAGCTGAAGGCCGACCACAGTTGGTACCGGGACGCGCTCACCCGGCTGCTGGCCCTGACCCGCGACGGATCTCTCCGCCCCGCCATCGCCGCCACCCGGCCGCTGCGGGAAGCGGCCGACGTCCACCAGGCGCTGGAGCGGCGGGAGTTCACCGGAAAGGTGGTGCTCACCACGGCGGGCCACTGAGCCCGTCCGGCCGGCCGTGGACCGAGCGAAGGGCGCCCTCCGCAGCGCCCTCCGCGGCGGTTTCCAGCGCCGCGGAGGGCCCCTTCTCGCCGGCGCTCGGCCGGCCGTGCGCCGGCTCCTTACGCCAGGGCGCGGACCCGGTAACTCACAGCCGCGTAGGGGAAGTTCCCCGCATGCAGGCTGCCCAGCACGAAGTGGAGATCGCTCGATGTGCCGGGGGCGCCGGTGCGGCAGCCGGGGTTGAAGTAGACGTCGATGTCCTGCGCGGAGTAGTTCAGCGCGGACAGAGCCGGCTGGGACAGCGTCTCGCACACCCCTGCCCGGCCCAGGTCGACCGGCGTCGCCGTCCCGGACTGGTTGGTGCCCGAGTAGAAGGCGGCCGGAGGCAGGGCGGTGGCCGAAGCGGGCTGCATGCCCGCGCCGAGGGCGAGCAGTGCGGCGCCGCCGATCGCCGCGGCCGCGCCGAACGCCTTGCTGTGTACCGTCATGTGACTCACCTTTGATCCGTTGGAGGCAGGACGACCCGGCGGCGCCATGGCGGCATGCGCCGGCACGGCAGCGTTCGGGCCCCCCGAATGATTGCACCTTCAACTAGCCGCCGAAAGGCGTAATCCGGCCCCGGTGGGCGCGATTGCCCACTCCGCGCGGCGCGGGCCCCGCCGCATCCTCGGGGCGCGGCCGTTCTAGAGCCAGCCCCGGCGGGCGGCCTGGAGGCCGGCCTGGAAGCGGGTCTGGGCGCCGAGTTCGGCCATGAGGTCGCGGACCCGGCGCTGGGCGGTGCGGGGATGCCAGCCCATGTGGCGGGCGATGGCCTCGTCGGTGAGGCCGGCGGCGAGGAGGCCGAGCAGGGTGCTGTGGTGGGCCTTGCGGGGAGCGTCCGGGGCACCCTGCGTGCCGAAACTGATGGGGACCGCGTCGGCCCAGACCTCCTCGAAGAGGGCGATCAGCGTGTCCAGCAGCGACGACTGATGGATGATCAGGGCGCTGTCGCTGGTGGGTGACCGCTCCAGCGAGATCAGCCCGATCCGGTCGTCGGCCAGGAACATCTTGACCGGGACGCCCGCCGCGACCCGCGCCTGCTCACCGCTCTTGACCAGGTCGCGGACCGCGGCCAGCCGCCCCGGCATGCCGAGCCCTGACCGGTCGTAGACGCAGCGGTACCGCACGCCGGTCGGCAGCAACTCCGACTCGATGTCGTTGGTCCCCAGGCCGCCGATGTACGGAGGCCGGTCGAAGGCGCTGACCTGCTGCCTGGCGCTGCGCTGAAGCTGGGCCAGGCGCTGCACCGTCGCCTCACGGGTGGTCACCACCTCGACGATCTCGGTGGGACTGACCGCGCTCTGCCCGGCCCGGAAGCGTTCCATCAGGCCGGCCGCGAGCACGCGCACCTGCTGGAGGGCCTGTTCCTGGGAACGGACCAGGACCTCCATCGCCATGTCCGGCCGGGCCGGCTGGTAGCGCACCGGCCGCCCCGGCAGCCGGGAGATCAGCCCCTTGGCCTCCAGCGCGGTGAGGGAGGCCGTCACGCGCATACCCGCCAGCCGGCCGCGTATCTCCGCGGTCGTGGCCGGCGCGCAGTCCAGAAGGGCGAGGTAGACGTCCTGCTGTTCCGGTGTCAGCCCCAGCACTCCAAGCACCGTTCATCACCACCGTATTCACGACAACGCCGGGAAGTAGGCCCCCATGCTCCCTTCCAGGCGGGTGCCGGTGCGTGCGAGCGTGACCGGAAACACAGCGATCTTGGGAAGGAGGCGTGGTGCGTATCAAGCGGGTCATTCGCTTGCTGGTCGTCCTTACGGTCTTCGCATTCACCGCAGTTCTGATACCGGGCATCCGGAGCACGCCGGCACTGGCCGCCCCCGCCGCCCCCACCGGCACCACCGCGTCGTCCGGCGCCGACGCCGTCACCCGGAGCGCGGCCTTCGACCCGCGGCGCGCCTACGTCCCCGGCACCTCGCAGCCCCCGCAGACCACCGCCGGCCCGGCCGCCGCGGCGGGCACCGGCGGCGCGGCGGGCCCCGACGCCAACGGCGGCTCCCTGGGCCTGAGCGTCACCGGCGGGGTGGAGACGGCACAGGGCACGCCGCTGACCAGCCCGCTGTCCGGAGGTGACGCGCTGCAGGTGTACAGCCTCGGCGTGGTCAGCCGGGTGCACGCCGACGGCAGTACGGTCTGGCAGCGCAGTACGGCCTCGCTCTACCGCGACTGGCACCTCACCTTCACCAACCCCGGCTATGTCGCGACGCCGCAACTGGTGGTCGGCACCGACCCGGCCGACCCGTTCTACGTGACCACCGGCCAGCCGTTCGCGATGGGCGGCACCCAGCCGTACGCGGTCGGCGACCTCAACGGCGACGGTGCGGCCGATGTCGCCGTCGCCGAGACCGTCGGGGTCAACCTCGGCGCCGCCAGCTGCGGAAACTGCGGCTGGCCGTTCAGCGTGCCGGGCTCCGACCTGCACTTCGGCACCTTCGTGACGGTGCTCGACGGCAGGACCGGCGCCACCCTCCACAGCGAACTCGACCCCGGCTTCGTCACCCAGCTCGCCGTCACCGGCAAGGACCTGATCATCGGCGACGAGACCGGCTCACCCACCGGCAACGGCGGCCCCGGCGCGTGGGGTTCGTCCACCACCGTGCGGGCGATCGTGCTGCGCGGCGGAAGTGGCGGCAGCGGAAGTCACGGCAGCGCCGGCCACGGCGCGCCTGCCGCCACGGAAGCCTGGCGCTATGCGACCGGCGCCCAGTGGGGCCGGCTGCTGGGCCTCCAGCCGGTCGGCGGCGGCGTCGCCGTCTCGTGGTCCGACACCCCGCTCGGACTCGGCGTCCCAGGACCGCCGGACGGCCACGTGGTCCTCGTCGACGCCCACGGCACGGTCCGCTGGGACCGGCGCACCGCCGGATACCCGGTGCTGACGCGGTACGACGCCGGCCGCGGCCTGCTCGCGGTGGTCGAGCAGACCGACCCGGCCACCGCCGTCTCCTACACCCTGGCAGGGCTGCGCGTGACCGACGGCCGCACGACGACGACCACCCGCACCGACGGCGTGCTGCCGACGGCGCTGGCGATCGGCGTGCTCAGCCCGCACGGCAGGACGTCCTGGATCGTCAGCGGCGTGGTGACCACGCCCGACCAAGTGGCGCCGCCGGCCTACAGCTTCACCGCGTCGACGGTCTCCG
Protein-coding regions in this window:
- a CDS encoding DUF305 domain-containing protein; this translates as MTTRHFPLRLRRSAALTVTGAAAVLLLAACGSDGATEPSHHDMGAMHSTPSASAPAATHNDQDVAFALAMIPHHQQAVAMAGLAATRARSQAVKDLAVTIERAQDPEITAMSGWLAGWGRSVPSAGASATDGTAGGNGTGGTSGTGGMEGMDGMGGMDHSAGSMPGMMSDAEMGRLAKSSGAAFDSAFLRMMISHHQGAIAMARTEQSKGSYGPARQLAASIIGSQSTEIARMNQLLGR
- a CDS encoding TrmB family transcriptional regulator, encoding MLGLTPEQQDVYLALLDCAPATTAEIRGRLAGMRVTASLTALEAKGLISRLPGRPVRYQPARPDMAMEVLVRSQEQALQQVRVLAAGLMERFRAGQSAVSPTEIVEVVTTREATVQRLAQLQRSARQQVSAFDRPPYIGGLGTNDIESELLPTGVRYRCVYDRSGLGMPGRLAAVRDLVKSGEQARVAAGVPVKMFLADDRIGLISLERSPTSDSALIIHQSSLLDTLIALFEEVWADAVPISFGTQGAPDAPRKAHHSTLLGLLAAGLTDEAIARHMGWHPRTAQRRVRDLMAELGAQTRFQAGLQAARRGWL
- a CDS encoding DUF6153 family protein; its protein translation is MNRRTAGRLRPWWRGRLLLVLAVLAGVFAMHALAPGPTVAVAGPGVMHHGAVAGSVPAAHRASMPGPHGKALPEGESCHPAAGGGMGGHLHHADSTCTAAGTATGYAPPAPAPAGITALDAGLPPAPAGAAGAVSRAPPDLAQLQLLRI
- a CDS encoding MarR family winged helix-turn-helix transcriptional regulator; amino-acid sequence: MRPAEEIRYLILAAQREGNRRLAQELRPLGITPSQAEVLRLLADRQPLALSELGELLVCESGNNPSRLVDRLVAAGLVRRDEGTQDRRRVALTLTPEGAATAGQVVEVEERLYGRIDEAAAAYDAHAVADFLRALVSGEPSGLALARRMATQAR
- a CDS encoding class I SAM-dependent methyltransferase, whose amino-acid sequence is MADECFAHPRLAAIYDPLDPDRSDLDAYLAMAQELEARSVLDIGCGTGVFALLLADRGIEVTGVDPARASIDVARAKPGGERVRWICGHATGLPPLQADLATMTANVAQAIVDPRTWQRTLRKSHDALRPGGHLVFETRDPARRAWEEWTRENSYSVTEIPGVGSVENWVQLIEVCVPLVTFRWTYVFAVDGQVLTSESTLRFRERKEVERDLVAHGFVVEDVRDAPDRPGREFVFLARRT
- a CDS encoding class I SAM-dependent methyltransferase; the encoded protein is MTSAPAEVSSDDVEQLPAPTGLDEVKGWFFPADQLLFDWFLTRQKSLAEAGDLLEVGVYMGKSAIFTGSYRRPGERFTVCDLFDAPADDSANGAEMAKSYSTLTRRAFEANYLSFHDELPTVLQGLSSMVSEHVPAESCRFAHVDASHLYEHVHGDIETARTVLKPHGVVVLDDFRAEHCPGVAAAAWQAVTTGGLHVLCITGNKLYGTWGDPTALRTELTAWLKTRTDLWHGTESVAGEPLIRISSKNAKLPPQPVSRHPAPPKPEPSQEARPAAAPRRTTRPPLRRFAVNVLPPFITKAAIAAKRRG
- a CDS encoding acyl-CoA dehydrogenase, whose amino-acid sequence is MHSTASQDRAAPGAAEDDGFSAATARRETALRFGEYVAGAASFPLPGSGRTAERFAALSAVAEQDLCVARLVEGHADATAILAELGGPPPQPGERWGVWAAEPPGEGLTATRSGDRWALSGLKQYCSGAHSCTHALVTARTGDGRRLFRISTGPGTRPVPGSWQALGMAGSDTPDIRFRDVPAQPLGGVEAYVERPGFQHGGIGVAACWYGGARAVAAVLRQAAADRGPDPFTDAHLGAVDMRLFAADAVLRQAAAEIDRDPYDAEGGARTRSLRVRAFVESVCADVLTHVGRATGAGPLCHDAAHARRTADLAVYLRQHHAERNLAELGGLVARKESL
- a CDS encoding zinc-binding dehydrogenase; amino-acid sequence: MPGTRDLHGHAWVVETFGGPDTMRWTATVTPAPAPGHARVRVLAAGVGFTDLMARQGDYLLQRKAPFTPGYELVAEVVDYAPSAGDDPRDTAALAPGTLVAAALPKMAAYAEYLNLPAWQLVPLPEGLDPVVAAAVPLDHLTAVSLLETHARVRRGDTLLIQGASGGVGRAVARLGQLAGLRMYGTASAPGAAEQLARYGVTPVDYRTQDFEKVVSAAEPGGVQAVFDHIGGANLGKGYRLLAPGGTLVSYAFTGRPGRMMRDTAVGAARVKLMNLRPGRRTALCMVPNELKADHSWYRDALTRLLALTRDGSLRPAIAATRPLREAADVHQALERREFTGKVVLTTAGH
- a CDS encoding DUF6233 domain-containing protein; the encoded protein is MREEEVPRQADGPLVKVRLPDGQVVHAVVRTRRKERDGSWWYDVRIHVPSQVEESGRLRVAPAPVSFRVPAELCEQVPGQAYGRVPTERYGVAPDWRIERPVYIGRAPGPARVVHRGTCRAVRDMSAAASSEEARDALLRDDTVPCPVCRPDRPLKAA